One genomic window of Octopus bimaculoides isolate UCB-OBI-ISO-001 chromosome 2, ASM119413v2, whole genome shotgun sequence includes the following:
- the LOC106879235 gene encoding divalent-cation tolerance protein CutA isoform X1 has product MALTTLLRPAIFSTKGIISVILLLIVFQQLSSRFGFSRILSPLIMSSGPMHQTNMGSETNFNQSGVYSMAFVTVPDINVAKHIAGGLVREKLAACVNIIPGVISVYEWENEVNEDPEILLMIKTRTSRVNDVVEFVRGNHPYDVAEVISTPIDKGNAPYLKWIADIVPQK; this is encoded by the exons ATGGCGTTGACCACGTTGTTACGGCCAg CCATATTTAGTACAAAAGGGATTATAAGTGTAATTTTGCTGCTAATAGTATTCCAACAACTGTCGT CTCGATTTGGATTTAGCCGTATCTTGTCACCATTAATTATGTCTTCTGGTCCTATGCACCAAACCAACATGGGTAGTGAAACGAACTTCAACCAATCCGGCGTCTACTCTATGGCATTTGTAACGGTACCTGATATTAATGTAGCCAAACATATTGCCGGGGGTTTGGTCAGAGAAAAGCTAGCAGCTTGTGTCAATATAATACCTGGTGTGATTTCTGTGTATGAATGGGAAAATGAAGTAAATGAAGACCCtgaaatattattgatgataaaGACCCGAACTTCTCGGGTCAATGATGTTGTTGAATTTGTTCGTGGCAATCATCCATATGATGTTGCAGAGGTAATATCAACACCAATTGATAAAGGCAATGCTCCATATCTTAAATGGATTGCAGATATTGTACCACAAAAGTAA
- the LOC106879235 gene encoding protein CutA homolog isoform X2, producing MALTTLLRPARFGFSRILSPLIMSSGPMHQTNMGSETNFNQSGVYSMAFVTVPDINVAKHIAGGLVREKLAACVNIIPGVISVYEWENEVNEDPEILLMIKTRTSRVNDVVEFVRGNHPYDVAEVISTPIDKGNAPYLKWIADIVPQK from the exons ATGGCGTTGACCACGTTGTTACGGCCAg CTCGATTTGGATTTAGCCGTATCTTGTCACCATTAATTATGTCTTCTGGTCCTATGCACCAAACCAACATGGGTAGTGAAACGAACTTCAACCAATCCGGCGTCTACTCTATGGCATTTGTAACGGTACCTGATATTAATGTAGCCAAACATATTGCCGGGGGTTTGGTCAGAGAAAAGCTAGCAGCTTGTGTCAATATAATACCTGGTGTGATTTCTGTGTATGAATGGGAAAATGAAGTAAATGAAGACCCtgaaatattattgatgataaaGACCCGAACTTCTCGGGTCAATGATGTTGTTGAATTTGTTCGTGGCAATCATCCATATGATGTTGCAGAGGTAATATCAACACCAATTGATAAAGGCAATGCTCCATATCTTAAATGGATTGCAGATATTGTACCACAAAAGTAA